In the Theobroma cacao cultivar B97-61/B2 chromosome 1, Criollo_cocoa_genome_V2, whole genome shotgun sequence genome, one interval contains:
- the LOC18612621 gene encoding adrenodoxin-like protein, mitochondrial — MAISTLQKLTSQIHRLPSLSSHILTRSSATLSSSKKVADRIVKLFAIDPEGQKREVVGLAGQTLLRALTNGGLIDPASHRLEEIDACSAECEVNIAQEWLEKLPPRTYDEEYVLVRNSRGRILNKHSRLGCQVVLTPQLQGMVVAVPEPKPWDIP; from the coding sequence ATGGCGATTTCGACACTCCAAAAACTCACCTCCCAAATCCATCGTCTCCCGTCACTCTCCTCCCACATCCTCACCCGATCCTCCGCTACCTTATCCTCCTCCAAAAAAGTTGCCGACCGGATCGTCAAGCTCTTCGCTATTGACCCTGAAGGCCAGAAGCGTGAGGTAGTTGGCCTAGCGGGCCAGACCTTACTTCGGGCCTTGACTAACGGCGGGCTGATCGACCCGGCCTCTCACCGCCTCGAGGAGATCGACGCTTGCTCCGCCGAATGCGAGGTCAACATCGCCCAGGAATGGCTCGAGAAGCTTCCACCTCGTACCTACGATGAGGAATACGTGTTGGTAAGGAATTCGAGGGGTCGTATCTTGAACAAGCATTCCAGGCTTGGGTGTCAGGTCGTGCTTACGCCTCAGCTCCAAGGTATGGTTGTCGCTGTCCCCGAGCCTAAGCCCTGGGATATtccataa